The Seleniivibrio woodruffii genome window below encodes:
- a CDS encoding sigma-54-dependent transcriptional regulator: MKAVLIEDDAVLNRTLKRVIEKHYNVMAFTSPVSAVEYIAQSGADVVVSDIRMPDMSGFDVLERLKTLSPDTAVILMTGQGSIDESVRAIKSGAFDYIPKPVETELLIYKLDVVNEKLALKALADTAAGKSGVVAVSAKMEAILNTASRVAKTGSNVLITGETGTGKEVLARYIHENSERSRRPFAAINCCNLQQHLFESELFGHKKGAFTGADSDRKGIIQSAYGGSLFLDEIGEMPLDLQPKFLRFLETKSFYPVGCPVQEQADVRIIAATNRDLSVLSDKGGFRQDLFYRLNVINIELPPLRERREDILPLAHHFMEKFKHINTQVKGIHQSALLCLQSYDYPGNIRELSNIIERAMILEQGDTLGCESLNLGCPVEADTLSLDSVMKRHILKVLDIAGGNRQKAAEILGVDASTVYRKLKEYGIG, from the coding sequence ATGAAAGCAGTTCTGATTGAAGACGATGCGGTGCTTAACCGCACACTGAAAAGAGTTATAGAGAAGCACTACAATGTAATGGCGTTCACGTCCCCCGTGTCCGCCGTCGAATATATAGCCCAGAGCGGTGCTGACGTTGTCGTGTCCGATATCCGCATGCCGGATATGAGCGGTTTCGACGTTCTGGAACGGTTGAAAACCCTTTCACCCGATACGGCAGTGATACTGATGACAGGGCAGGGGAGCATTGACGAATCTGTGAGGGCGATCAAGTCCGGCGCATTCGACTATATTCCGAAGCCCGTCGAAACTGAGCTGCTGATATATAAACTGGACGTGGTGAACGAGAAACTTGCGCTTAAGGCTCTGGCAGATACTGCCGCAGGCAAGAGCGGAGTGGTGGCGGTTTCGGCAAAGATGGAAGCAATACTGAACACCGCCTCAAGGGTGGCGAAGACTGGTTCGAACGTGCTCATCACGGGCGAAACAGGCACGGGCAAAGAGGTTCTGGCCAGATATATCCACGAGAACAGCGAACGGAGCAGGCGGCCATTCGCCGCTATAAACTGCTGTAACCTCCAGCAGCATCTTTTCGAAAGTGAGCTTTTCGGTCACAAAAAGGGTGCTTTCACAGGGGCGGACAGCGACAGAAAGGGCATAATACAGTCCGCATACGGCGGCTCGCTGTTTCTGGACGAGATAGGCGAAATGCCCCTCGACCTCCAGCCGAAATTCCTCAGATTTCTGGAGACAAAAAGTTTCTATCCGGTTGGCTGTCCCGTTCAGGAGCAGGCGGACGTGCGCATAATCGCCGCAACAAACCGTGACCTGAGCGTGCTTTCGGACAAAGGAGGCTTCCGTCAGGATCTTTTCTACAGGCTGAACGTTATCAATATAGAGCTTCCGCCGCTGAGGGAGCGCAGGGAGGATATTCTTCCGCTGGCGCATCACTTCATGGAAAAATTCAAGCATATCAATACACAGGTGAAAGGAATCCACCAGTCTGCGCTGCTGTGTCTGCAAAGCTACGACTACCCCGGCAACATCAGGGAGCTTTCCAATATAATCGAAAGAGCCATGATCCTTGAACAGGGCGATACTCTGGGCTGTGAGTCTCTGAATCTGGGGTGCCCCGTTGAGGCGGACACCCTGAGTCTGGATTCCGTGATGAAACGGCACATTCTGAAGGTTCTGGACATAGCCGGAGGCAACCGCCAGAAAGCCGCCGAGATTCTGGGCGTGGACGCATCCACAGTCTACCGCAAACTGAAGGAATACGGCATCGGCTGA
- a CDS encoding cytochrome C, translating to MRFAFIFILAALFAVPTFAFDANSSCVKCHGDKETLTKLGYPQMYLDPAEVDKEVNMGGAACEACHLGNPASMDREEAHKGMPRPFYAAVGPKYKYQAVGREITNFESIQPKGKDRTKLLNAKPADPKKAEEMGIKNLVQLNYHDHDPKTMAYSPEIAMKTCGQCHENEVKDYNKAGMGLNKTQRGFKTWSADKPGPQNCGPWFGDNYEELKGECARGEGFTKAMSAGLDRGCNKCHASCNDCHYEGHKASKARHTFTKKPETLTCYGGGRGTICHAGPMDRRRGAGYMRQEFAFPVNELHDDVHFAKGVQCTDCHESKNHSYGHIGSADARKSCQKCHTEVYDAAQKSEHGNVDCSSCHVKAVGAYQFTFWGPGKSEGMPNLYTKYKEYYGTRDLPTIVKQPATGLWIPLKPYPMGTMNINKKPKSVGKLMLRDIQKTTVKGNTAIGQPESFEVERKADEVNDMYIITGLYGGYKTNDKMLAWIQMDKMSHSIGEARDCASCHSSHEQKATSWYTFDIPGVVKKPFNGSYTMTAGKKGIRFENMTNTEILTAEGVDSEDFAPFLKNPEAWNVKGIDFEMKFDDKKYAAGFGQYQNLYAELHNRISSEKDKVKLEQLKKIKAVLPHNVAYAAEMLKNLK from the coding sequence ATGCGTTTTGCATTTATCTTTATTTTAGCGGCTCTCTTTGCTGTGCCCACTTTCGCCTTTGATGCGAACTCATCCTGCGTCAAATGCCACGGCGACAAAGAGACACTCACAAAACTCGGCTATCCCCAGATGTATCTCGACCCCGCAGAGGTGGACAAAGAGGTGAACATGGGCGGAGCGGCCTGCGAAGCCTGCCACCTTGGCAACCCCGCATCAATGGACAGGGAAGAGGCGCACAAAGGCATGCCCAGACCTTTTTATGCGGCTGTCGGTCCGAAATATAAATATCAGGCTGTGGGAAGGGAGATTACCAACTTCGAATCCATCCAGCCCAAAGGCAAAGACAGAACAAAACTGCTGAACGCCAAACCCGCAGACCCCAAAAAGGCTGAGGAAATGGGCATAAAGAACCTTGTTCAGCTGAACTATCACGATCACGACCCCAAAACAATGGCATACAGCCCCGAAATCGCAATGAAAACCTGCGGTCAGTGCCACGAAAACGAGGTTAAAGACTACAATAAGGCCGGAATGGGGCTTAACAAGACCCAGAGAGGCTTTAAAACATGGTCAGCCGACAAACCCGGCCCCCAGAACTGCGGCCCTTGGTTCGGCGACAACTATGAAGAGCTGAAAGGCGAATGCGCAAGGGGCGAGGGTTTTACAAAGGCTATGTCCGCAGGACTGGACAGAGGCTGCAACAAATGCCACGCCAGCTGCAACGACTGCCACTATGAAGGCCATAAAGCCTCCAAGGCACGCCACACTTTCACCAAAAAACCTGAAACACTCACCTGCTACGGCGGCGGCAGAGGCACAATATGCCATGCAGGCCCCATGGACAGAAGAAGAGGCGCAGGCTACATGCGTCAGGAATTTGCGTTCCCCGTGAACGAGCTTCATGACGACGTGCATTTTGCGAAAGGTGTTCAGTGTACGGACTGCCACGAGTCAAAGAACCACTCATACGGTCACATCGGCTCGGCAGATGCCAGAAAATCATGCCAGAAATGTCATACAGAGGTTTATGATGCCGCTCAGAAGAGCGAACACGGCAACGTCGACTGCTCGTCATGCCACGTTAAGGCTGTTGGCGCATACCAGTTTACCTTCTGGGGACCCGGTAAATCTGAAGGCATGCCCAACCTCTATACGAAATATAAGGAATACTACGGCACAAGAGACCTGCCCACAATCGTAAAACAGCCCGCAACAGGTCTTTGGATTCCGCTGAAACCCTATCCCATGGGCACAATGAACATCAACAAAAAGCCGAAAAGCGTCGGCAAACTGATGCTTCGTGACATTCAGAAGACTACCGTTAAGGGCAACACCGCAATAGGTCAGCCCGAGAGCTTCGAGGTTGAGAGAAAGGCTGACGAAGTGAACGATATGTACATCATCACAGGGCTTTACGGCGGCTATAAAACCAACGATAAGATGCTTGCATGGATTCAGATGGACAAGATGTCACACTCCATAGGCGAGGCCAGAGACTGCGCAAGCTGCCACTCATCACACGAGCAGAAAGCGACCTCATGGTATACGTTCGACATCCCCGGCGTGGTCAAAAAGCCTTTCAACGGCTCATACACCATGACAGCTGGCAAAAAAGGCATCAGATTTGAGAACATGACGAACACCGAAATACTTACGGCTGAGGGTGTGGATTCCGAGGATTTCGCTCCCTTCCTTAAGAACCCCGAGGCATGGAACGTTAAGGGAATCGACTTTGAAATGAAGTTCGACGACAAGAAATATGCCGCCGGATTCGGTCAGTATCAGAACCTGTATGCGGAACTGCACAACAGGATCAGCTCTGAAAAGGACAAAGTGAAGCTGGAACAGCTTAAGAAGATAAAGGCTGTTCTGCCCCATAACGTGGCCTATGCGGCCGAGATGCTGAAAAACCTGAAATAG
- a CDS encoding DUF1566 domain-containing protein — translation MTAAAGKINEYKCLTIFMVFALCFVFITFFPLEAKAAKKDVVVFGTLMWQDNDAAKTVKRDWRGAIRYCEELNYKGFSDWRLPTKDELESIVDKGRKPSIYKSFKNTSRSGYWSSSPYYSVSSSLAWVVGFESGGSETDSKTSEGSVRCVRRRYASDMYVELERLNSESVVIDRENDLVWLDTESVTTMPLNWYDAKKYCDNLGPKWYWRLPSPDELGSIVNAGNRPTVKKEFKYALPEAYWTSYMDIENAQAAAVSFYDGRAFMGDASSGAYVRCIRSLHRTLRDDKNNLVYNTETKLLWQDNSDVRTLKLDNAGAKKYCGNLSLAGLNDWRLPSSDELKTIIDSRFNPAVKHEFVNIIPKEYWTSTSERQGFFFFVDFKNGQDLVTGAGSEMNVICVRDHSE, via the coding sequence ATGACGGCCGCGGCTGGTAAGATCAACGAATATAAATGTCTGACAATCTTTATGGTTTTTGCTTTATGTTTTGTTTTTATAACCTTTTTTCCTTTGGAGGCAAAGGCGGCGAAAAAGGATGTTGTTGTTTTCGGCACGCTTATGTGGCAGGACAACGATGCCGCAAAGACCGTTAAAAGAGACTGGCGGGGTGCAATCAGATATTGCGAGGAGCTTAACTATAAAGGGTTCAGCGACTGGCGGCTCCCGACAAAGGACGAGTTGGAATCCATTGTTGATAAAGGCAGAAAACCTTCGATTTATAAATCTTTTAAAAATACCTCACGGTCAGGTTACTGGTCATCTTCTCCTTATTATTCGGTAAGTTCATCTCTTGCATGGGTTGTCGGTTTTGAGTCGGGCGGTTCTGAAACCGACTCCAAAACCTCTGAGGGCAGTGTTCGTTGTGTCCGCAGAAGATATGCATCGGATATGTATGTTGAGCTGGAGAGGCTCAATAGTGAAAGTGTTGTGATCGACAGGGAGAACGACCTTGTCTGGCTGGATACAGAATCTGTAACGACAATGCCGTTGAACTGGTACGATGCAAAAAAATATTGTGATAACTTGGGACCAAAATGGTACTGGAGACTCCCTTCGCCCGATGAGTTGGGGTCCATCGTCAACGCCGGAAATCGTCCAACAGTTAAAAAAGAGTTCAAATACGCTCTGCCGGAAGCATACTGGACATCATACATGGACATTGAAAATGCACAGGCAGCCGCAGTTTCATTTTATGACGGAAGAGCATTTATGGGCGATGCATCAAGCGGTGCATATGTAAGGTGTATACGGAGCCTTCACCGGACATTAAGGGATGATAAAAATAATCTTGTTTATAATACTGAAACAAAACTGCTCTGGCAGGACAATTCTGATGTCAGGACTCTGAAACTTGATAATGCCGGGGCAAAAAAATACTGCGGAAACCTTTCGCTGGCAGGGTTAAACGACTGGCGTCTGCCAAGCAGCGATGAGCTGAAAACGATAATCGACAGTAGATTCAATCCGGCGGTGAAGCATGAGTTCGTCAATATTATACCGAAGGAATACTGGACATCAACTTCCGAAAGACAGGGCTTTTTCTTCTTTGTAGACTTTAAGAACGGGCAGGATTTGGTAACCGGTGCGGGCAGTGAGATGAACGTTATTTGTGTGCGGGATCATTCTGAGTAA